The Achromobacter spanius genome includes the window CGCAGAAGTCCCGGCCGCCGACGCCGGCACCGAGAACCCCGCCGAATAAGCGGATACCCGGACAAGCCCCCGCGCGCAGGCTCGGCGCGGGGGCTGGAAGTAAAAAGGCCGCTGATGAACTGACCCCCGAAAGTTGGAGATATATCCAACCTTCGGGGGTTTTTACATGGCGAAGTACGACGAGCGTTTTAAGGTCAAGGTGGTCAAGGACTACCTGTCAGGCTCACTGGGTTTCAAAGCTGTGGCAGCGGTTCACGGCCTTAGGCACGCAACCGTTGAGCGGTGGGTGAACGGCTATCGCGAGCACGGTGTCTCGGGCTTGCGCCGCAAGGGCGCAAGCTATGACCAGGCCTTCAAGCTGAAGGTGCTCAAGCGGATGTGGCAGAAGCACTGGTCACAGGCCAAGACAGCGGTGGTGTTCGACATTCGCAGCGCGGCGCACATCGGTAAGTGGGCACGCCAGTATGATGCAGGGGGTATCGACGCACTGCGTTCCCGTCGAAAGGGGCCCCGCATGACCATGAGCAACAAGCCACCCAAGCCTACCTCCTCGGTCGCTGAACTGGACGACAAGCAGATCATTGCTCGGCAGAACAAGGAGTTGATCCTGCTGCGCGCCGAGGTCGCGTACTTAAAAAAACTCGATGCCTTGATCCAGGAAAAGCGTGCGGCTGCGCAGAAAAAGCGCAAGTCGTGACTGGATTAAGGCAACAACATCCGCTGTCAGCCTTGCTCCAAGTGGCAGGTCTGGCATCGAGCACTTACTACTACCAAGTGAAGATGGCCCAGGTCGCTGATCGGCATGCCACCCTCAAGGCCAGCATCGGCAAGACCTACGTGTACCACCAGGGACGCTATGGCTACCGGCGCATCACGGCCGCGCTGTGCCAAGCCGGGCAGCATGTGAACCACAAGACGGTACAAAAACTGATGCAAGTGCTAGGACTGAGGTCCGTGGTACGACCGAAGAAATATCGCTCCTATCGGGGCCAGGAGGGCCGTGTGGCGCCTAATCTGTTAGCGCGCCAGTTCGATGCCGACAGGCCGAACCAGAAATGGGTCACCGATGTGACGGAATTCAATGTGCGTGGCCAGAAGCTGTACCTGTCGCCCGTCATGGACCTCTACAACGGCGAAATCGTGGCTTACCAGACCAGTCTGCGGCCCATGTTCCAGCTAGTTGGCGCTATGCTGAAAAAGGCGCTCATGCGGCTCAAACCCGCCGACCACCCGATGCTGCACTCTGACCAGGGGTGGCACTACCAGCAGCCTCAATACCGGCACATGCTGGCCACTCGATCAATAACACAGAGCATGTCACGCAAGGGAAACTGCCTGGACAATGCCGCCATGGAAAGCTTCTTCGGCACATTAAAGGCCGAGTTCTTCTACCCGAACCGCTTCGAGACCATCGAACAGTTGCAGGCCGGCATACGTCTGTACATCCGTTACTACAATTACGAACGCATCAAGCTCAAGCTAAAAGGCCTGAGTCCGGTTCAGTACCGAACTCAGGCCTTCGGCCCTTAGCTTCTGACTCTCCAACTTCTGGGGGTCAGTTCACTGATGCGAAATCAGCGGCCTTTTTTTACGCCTTTTGTTAGGTTTTTTTGTTTACGGTTTGTGCGTGGGATTACTTCGCGGCTTGGTTGCGGGCCTGCTGGAAGACGGGGCCCCAGGACGGATGGCCGGCTTCATTCGGGGCTAGTTCGAATGCAGGATCCAGCGCCAGGATGCGGACGAAGCTGTCTTGGCACAACTGAGCGTAGCGGCTCACGCAATAACTGAACGCCTGCAGCTTATAGGCCTCAATGCGCACCGCCTTGGTGGATGAGGCCAGGGCATCGGAGGTGGCGACCGTGCGGATGACCTCCCCGTATCGGCCCGCGCCGTAGGTGTCCCGGACTTGTTGCAATTGCGCCAGCGCTTCGGCGCTGGGCGGGCTTTCGGGCTGCGGCGAGATCCCGGCGCAGCCCGCCAGCATGACTGTCGCGCCGAGCAGGCTGCTCAGAAGGCGAATTTTCATAGCTTATAAGGGGGGAGGAAGATTGGGCGAAGCGTAATCGTGCCACAGCCTGATGCGCTCGGACATCTTCGGCAATGTCCTGATGTTGCGGATTGGATAATATTCACACTATTCCATCTTCGCATCACTCCGCGCATGAGCGCAATTTCCATCATGTCTTCCTCCACCGGCCTGTTGACGCCGCGTGGGCCGTTTTCAGGCGCCGCGCCGCTTGCCTTGCGTCCGCTGAGCGCGATCGCCGCCAGCATGGCGGGAGGCGTGCCGGAATCTCGTATCAAGCGGCTTGTCTCCGACCTGTTGCCCTCGCTGATCGCCCTGCACGCGCAGGGTGAGATTTGTGGCGATATTTCGCTGGACACCGTGGGGATGGACGAGAACGCGCGTGCCCATTTGCTGCCTGAACTGGTTGTTGCGCGCTCGCGCCGCGCGAGCCGAAGTCCCACGCCCGGGTTTGCGCCGTTTGAGCTGTATACCGATTCCATGGAATGGCCGAGAGGCCCGTGGAGCGACATCTACGCCTTGTGCGCGGTCATGTATGCCTTGGTCACCGGGCACAGGCCTCCCCCCGCTCCCGAGCGGCGCGCCGAGGATACCTACGAACCGTTGACGTCGCTGGGCCTGTCCAAATACAACCCGGAATTTCTGTCCGTCATTGACGGTGGCCTGGCAATGTTGCCGTCTGACCGGCCGCAAACGTTGGCCGAGTTGGCTGCCCTGTTGGGGGTGGCCGCGTATATTGAGCCGTCTCCGGACGAGGCAGACCCTGTTGCCGGCGCTGGCCACGCTCCGCCGCCCGAGGCAGCGGCTGTGCGCAGACCAAGCCGCAATCGTCGTCCGTTACTGGGAATGCTGGCGGTTCTGGCCTTTATCGGAATCGGTGTGTATGGCTGGTTTCACTGGGGCAAGGGCGCGCCCAATGCGCTGATCACCCGTTCCGAAGTCGTCATGCCTAACCCGCCGGCCGTGCACCCGATGCCTCCGGCTGCCGTGCCGCCC containing:
- a CDS encoding IS3 family transposase (programmed frameshift), which produces MAKYDERFKVKVVKDYLSGSLGFKAVAAVHGLRHATVERWVNGYREHGVSGLRRKGASYDQAFKLKVLKRMWQKHWSQAKTAVVFDIRSAAHIGKWARQYDAGGIDALRSRRKGPRMTMSNKPPKPTSSVAELDDKQIIARQNKELILLRAEVAYLKKPRCLDPGKACGCAEKAQVVTGLRQQHPLSALLQVAGLASSTYYYQVKMAQVADRHATLKASIGKTYVYHQGRYGYRRITAALCQAGQHVNHKTVQKLMQVLGLRSVVRPKKYRSYRGQEGRVAPNLLARQFDADRPNQKWVTDVTEFNVRGQKLYLSPVMDLYNGEIVAYQTSLRPMFQLVGAMLKKALMRLKPADHPMLHSDQGWHYQQPQYRHMLATRSITQSMSRKGNCLDNAAMESFFGTLKAEFFYPNRFETIEQLQAGIRLYIRYYNYERIKLKLKGLSPVQYRTQAFGP
- a CDS encoding TssQ family T6SS-associated lipoprotein yields the protein MKIRLLSSLLGATVMLAGCAGISPQPESPPSAEALAQLQQVRDTYGAGRYGEVIRTVATSDALASSTKAVRIEAYKLQAFSYCVSRYAQLCQDSFVRILALDPAFELAPNEAGHPSWGPVFQQARNQAAK
- a CDS encoding serine/threonine protein kinase → MSSSTGLLTPRGPFSGAAPLALRPLSAIAASMAGGVPESRIKRLVSDLLPSLIALHAQGEICGDISLDTVGMDENARAHLLPELVVARSRRASRSPTPGFAPFELYTDSMEWPRGPWSDIYALCAVMYALVTGHRPPPAPERRAEDTYEPLTSLGLSKYNPEFLSVIDGGLAMLPSDRPQTLAELAALLGVAAYIEPSPDEADPVAGAGHAPPPEAAAVRRPSRNRRPLLGMLAVLAFIGIGVYGWFHWGKGAPNALITRSEVVMPNPPAVHPMPPAAVPPATVAVPPAAPQQVPATPATPVEPVAATPSGIQNAPEMASEPSEPALATAVPGAQAPAPADSATAADGVANKPKPMGVPVRVRLDIRPWGEVWVNGVARGISPPVKEIRLIPGKYQVVLRNADLPPYRGTLEIKAGKPAVISHTFQ